One genomic region from Uloborus diversus isolate 005 chromosome 2, Udiv.v.3.1, whole genome shotgun sequence encodes:
- the LOC129216904 gene encoding multiple coagulation factor deficiency protein 2 homolog, whose product MPESIQITILTISFFLLGVLYATVSAQHRDDRHTGHEHYRPKMDVVKNVLKDREFIRDYEHIREDVQDMYNKDFAEKLNDIDMEIFYFQLHDLDKDKKLDGLELLGAMNHVMNREQELIDRADLMKSSETRMALQSWWNEKFEEDAKFIDQVLKEEDLDQDGFLSYMEFAIGRQREMGQI is encoded by the exons ATGCCAGAAAGCATTCAAATCACGATCCTCACGATCTCATTCTTCTTGTTGGGCGTCCTTTATGCCACTGTTTCAGCCCAGCACAGAGATGATCGCCACACCGGTCACGAACACTACAGACCGAAGATGGATGTGGTCAAGAACGTCCTGAAAGACAGAGAATTTATTAGAGATTACGA ACACATCCGGGAAGATGTCCAGGACATGTACAACAAGGACTTCGCAGAGAAGTTGAACGACATTGACATGGAGATATTTTACTTCCA ATTGCATGACTTGGACAAGGACAAGAAGCTCGACGGCCTGGAACTGCTAGGGGCCATGAACCACGTCATGAACAGAGAGCAGGAGCTGATCGATAGGGCAGACCTCATGAAATCGTCGGAGACCAGAATGGCGCTGCAGAGCTGGTGGAACGAGAAATTCGAGGAAGATGCGA aattcatcgACCAAGTGCTAAAAGAAGAAGATTTGGATCAAGATGGATTTCTGAGTTACATGGAGTTTGCCATCGGTAGACAGAGAGAGATGGgacagatttaa